One segment of Deinococcus multiflagellatus DNA contains the following:
- the pruA gene encoding L-glutamate gamma-semialdehyde dehydrogenase produces MIKVQDYRPQSFIDFTQPENVAAYQTALKKVRAELVGKHYPLVIDGERVDTAEKLQSLNPCDTSEVVGTTAKATIEDAERALQGAWKAFEGWKKWDMDARARILLKAAAILKRRRLEACALMSIEVGKNYAEADVEVAEAIDFLEYYARSAMKYAGFGSSETTWFEGEENGLMSIPLGVGVSISPWNFPCAIFIGMAAAPIVAGNCVLVKPAEDAGLIAGFMVDIMLEAGLPAGVLQFLPGVGKEIGEYLTTHAGTRFITFTGSRAVGLHINEVAAKVQPGQKWIKRVVMELGGKDAMIVDETADLDVAVTAAVQGAFGFNGQKCSAMSRLIVVDEVYDAVVNAFVERARALKVGTGEENANVTAVVNQMSFDKISSYLELAPSEGTVLLGGQAPGECGGKKGYYIQPTIVGDVERGARLAQEEIFGPVVSVLRAKDWQDALAIANSTEYGLTGGVCSNSRERLEQARAEFEVGNLYFNRKITGAIVGVQPFGGYNMSGTDSKAGGPDYLANFMQLKTVTERW; encoded by the coding sequence ATGATCAAAGTTCAGGACTACCGCCCGCAGAGCTTCATTGACTTTACCCAGCCCGAAAACGTGGCCGCGTATCAGACCGCGCTGAAGAAGGTGCGCGCCGAACTGGTGGGCAAGCACTACCCCCTGGTCATTGACGGCGAGCGGGTGGACACCGCCGAGAAGCTGCAAAGCCTCAACCCCTGCGACACCAGCGAGGTGGTGGGCACCACCGCCAAGGCCACCATCGAGGACGCCGAGCGGGCCCTGCAGGGCGCCTGGAAGGCCTTTGAGGGCTGGAAGAAGTGGGATATGGACGCGCGGGCCCGCATTCTGCTGAAAGCCGCCGCCATCCTCAAGCGCCGCCGCCTGGAAGCCTGCGCCCTGATGAGCATTGAGGTGGGCAAGAACTACGCCGAGGCCGATGTCGAAGTGGCCGAGGCCATTGACTTTCTGGAGTATTACGCCCGCTCGGCCATGAAGTACGCGGGCTTTGGCAGCAGCGAAACCACATGGTTTGAAGGCGAGGAAAACGGCCTGATGTCCATTCCGCTGGGCGTGGGGGTCAGCATCAGCCCCTGGAACTTCCCCTGCGCGATCTTTATTGGCATGGCGGCGGCGCCCATCGTGGCGGGCAACTGCGTGCTGGTCAAGCCCGCCGAGGACGCCGGGCTGATTGCCGGCTTCATGGTGGACATCATGCTCGAAGCCGGGCTGCCCGCCGGGGTGCTGCAGTTCCTGCCCGGTGTGGGCAAGGAAATCGGCGAGTACCTCACCACCCACGCGGGGACCCGCTTCATCACGTTTACCGGCAGCCGCGCGGTGGGCCTGCACATCAACGAGGTGGCGGCCAAGGTGCAGCCTGGGCAGAAGTGGATCAAGCGCGTGGTCATGGAACTGGGCGGCAAAGACGCCATGATCGTGGATGAAACCGCCGATCTGGACGTGGCGGTCACGGCCGCCGTGCAGGGCGCCTTTGGCTTCAACGGCCAGAAGTGCAGCGCCATGAGCCGCCTGATCGTGGTGGACGAGGTGTACGACGCGGTGGTGAATGCCTTCGTGGAGCGCGCCCGCGCCCTGAAGGTGGGCACCGGCGAGGAGAACGCCAACGTCACGGCCGTGGTGAACCAGATGAGCTTTGACAAGATCAGCAGCTATCTAGAGTTGGCCCCCAGTGAGGGCACGGTGCTGCTGGGCGGGCAGGCCCCAGGCGAGTGCGGCGGCAAGAAGGGGTACTACATCCAGCCGACCATTGTGGGCGACGTGGAGCGCGGCGCCCGACTGGCGCAGGAAGAAATCTTCGGGCCAGTGGTGTCGGTGCTGCGCGCCAAGGACTGGCAGGACGCGCTGGCTATTGCGAACTCGACCGAGTACGGCCTGACCGGCGGGGTGTGCAGCAACTCGCGCGAGCGGCTGGAACAGGCCCGTGCCGAGTTCGAGGTGGGCAACCTGTACTTCAACCGCAAGATCACGGGCGCCATCGTGGGGGTGCAGCCGTTTGGCGGCTACAACATGAGCGGCACGGATTCCAAGGCGGGCGGCCCGGATTACCTGGCGAACTTCATGCAGCTCAAGACCGTCACCGAGCGCTGGTAA
- a CDS encoding proline dehydrogenase family protein: MIDQIYRKAVLTVAGQKTVEDLVRARGWGMAQRFVAGETPQTAISAVQELHKDGILANLDLLGEFIESPEQCTAFADNVLTMIEAAYAAGITPYVSIKLSSVGQGKTVGGEDLGLSNARRIIGRAGGYGGFVCLDMEDHPRVDQTLAQFRQLVGEFGHGHVGTVLQSYLYRSEQDRDGLDDLRPNLRIVKGAYLEPETVAYPDKADVDAAYRRLVYAHMKAGNYVNVATHDEQLIDDVKMFALAHGIARDAFEFQMLYGIRRDLQKALVQEGYRVRAYIPYGRDWYPYFSRRIAETPRNAMFVIRGMLKG; the protein is encoded by the coding sequence ATGATTGACCAGATTTACCGCAAGGCCGTCCTGACAGTGGCCGGCCAGAAGACCGTTGAAGACCTTGTGCGCGCCCGGGGCTGGGGCATGGCGCAGCGCTTCGTGGCGGGCGAAACGCCCCAGACCGCCATCTCGGCCGTGCAGGAACTGCACAAGGACGGCATTTTGGCCAACCTTGACCTGCTGGGCGAGTTCATCGAATCGCCCGAGCAGTGCACCGCCTTTGCCGACAACGTGCTCACCATGATCGAGGCGGCGTATGCGGCCGGCATCACGCCGTACGTGAGCATCAAGCTGTCCAGCGTGGGCCAGGGCAAAACCGTGGGCGGCGAGGACCTGGGCCTGAGCAACGCGCGGCGCATCATCGGGCGGGCGGGGGGCTACGGCGGCTTCGTGTGCCTGGACATGGAAGACCACCCCCGCGTGGACCAGACGCTGGCCCAGTTCCGGCAGCTGGTGGGCGAATTTGGGCACGGGCATGTGGGCACCGTGCTGCAGAGCTACCTCTACCGCAGCGAACAGGACCGTGACGGCCTGGACGACCTGCGCCCCAACCTGCGCATCGTGAAGGGCGCCTATCTGGAACCCGAGACGGTGGCCTACCCCGACAAGGCCGATGTGGACGCCGCCTACCGCCGCCTGGTGTACGCGCACATGAAGGCCGGCAACTACGTGAACGTGGCCACCCACGACGAACAGCTGATTGATGACGTCAAGATGTTCGCGCTGGCGCACGGCATTGCGAGGGACGCCTTTGAGTTCCAGATGCTGTACGGCATCCGCCGCGACCTGCAAAAAGCCCTGGTGCAGGAGGGCTACCGCGTGCGCGCCTACATCCCCTATGGCCGCGACTGGTACCCCTACTTCAGCCGCCGCATTGCCGAGACGCCGCGCAACGCGATGTTCGTCATTCGCGGCATGCTCAAGGGCTAG
- a CDS encoding phytoene desaturase family protein: MSGGPAGRSVGLLGGGVAGLALAALLGGQGHRVTVYERDELGGKLRRLPVGGATFDTGPSLFTFPAVWRAYLTRLGEVDPLDLRPLPGGLGVHHTPHGPVPLPVPPSHPLWPHWQRYVGAAAPLVPHLSTLLTTPPRLTDPAFVQASAALLRTTRGHLTAQGWLRAQGLPPALTHAVATHALNAGLSPQDAPALYALIPALVVTEVYRPAQGMGTLLDTLCRFAAARGALLREGAEVRAVRGAVLTLAGGEEARHDLLISALDPARLAALRGQLVRSPPARRTVSGVALYAELPQPAPLPATSVLPPHDFAVFRRFTRAGALPPSTLALVHAEGPRLSVLLAAPATGAALGTEHPWVQAQLRQVEAALGVPGLWRSARAVAALPPAHYAAGGHPGGALYGAALPPWRGGPLHPQPYRAAPGLWQVGTGVHPGGGLPAVLGGVLIVDTLLRARLQAGSA; this comes from the coding sequence ATGAGCGGGGGGCCTGCGGGCCGCTCGGTGGGCCTTCTGGGCGGCGGGGTGGCAGGCCTCGCCCTGGCCGCGCTGCTGGGGGGGCAGGGTCACCGCGTCACCGTGTACGAGCGCGACGAGCTGGGCGGCAAGCTGCGCCGCCTGCCGGTGGGCGGAGCCACCTTCGACACCGGGCCCAGCCTGTTCACGTTTCCGGCGGTGTGGCGCGCATATCTGACGCGGCTGGGCGAGGTGGACCCCCTGGACCTGCGCCCGCTGCCCGGCGGGCTGGGGGTGCACCACACCCCGCATGGCCCGGTGCCGCTGCCGGTGCCGCCCAGCCACCCGCTGTGGCCGCACTGGCAGCGGTACGTGGGGGCAGCGGCGCCGCTGGTACCCCACCTGTCCACACTGCTCACCACCCCGCCGCGCCTGACTGATCCCGCGTTCGTGCAGGCCAGCGCGGCGCTGCTGCGGACCACCCGGGGCCACCTCACCGCGCAGGGCTGGCTGCGGGCCCAGGGGTTGCCGCCGGCCCTGACGCACGCGGTGGCCACCCACGCCCTGAACGCCGGGCTCTCGCCCCAGGACGCCCCGGCCCTGTACGCCCTGATTCCCGCCCTGGTGGTTACCGAGGTGTACCGCCCGGCACAGGGTATGGGCACCCTGTTGGATACCCTGTGCCGCTTTGCGGCGGCGCGCGGCGCCCTTCTGCGGGAAGGGGCAGAGGTGAGGGCCGTGCGCGGCGCGGTGCTGACCCTGGCTGGGGGCGAGGAGGCCCGCCACGACCTGCTGATCAGCGCTCTGGACCCGGCGCGGCTGGCGGCGCTGCGGGGGCAGCTGGTGCGCTCACCGCCCGCCCGGCGCACCGTGAGCGGCGTGGCCCTCTACGCCGAACTGCCCCAGCCGGCGCCCCTGCCCGCCACCAGCGTGCTGCCGCCCCACGACTTTGCGGTGTTCCGGCGCTTCACGCGTGCCGGTGCCCTGCCGCCCAGCACCCTGGCCCTGGTCCACGCCGAGGGCCCGCGCCTGAGCGTGCTGCTGGCCGCGCCGGCCACCGGGGCGGCCCTGGGGACCGAGCACCCCTGGGTGCAGGCGCAGCTGCGGCAGGTGGAGGCGGCGCTGGGGGTGCCGGGCCTGTGGCGCTCGGCCCGCGCGGTGGCCGCGCTGCCCCCGGCCCACTACGCGGCGGGCGGGCACCCAGGGGGGGCGCTGTACGGCGCCGCGCTGCCGCCCTGGCGCGGGGGGCCGCTGCACCCGCAGCCGTACCGCGCCGCGCCGGGGCTGTGGCAGGTGGGTACCGGGGTGCATCCGGGTGGCGGACTCCCGGCCGTGCTGGGCGGCGTGCTGATCGTGGACACGCTGCTGCGCGCAAGGCTTCAGGCAGGATCAGCCTGA
- a CDS encoding MerR family transcriptional regulator, giving the protein MSTPAGWSQTAMFTASEVEAQTGVPATTLRQWERRYGFPHPERNASGYRLYSPQDVAAIQRMQAHLNAGVPASRAAELTCAELTPEPAPPPDGRLGRTPAEWSALLTQALLASDMDEAAALLGQIHAQLPVEDVLTGVISPTLVEIGQRWERGEITVAHEHQASAFVRARLSHLMDLAGVQEGFGPLAVAACAPGESHELGLMMLTLALRRRGVRVAYLGANVPLGDLAVFARQRRARAVLLALNGPWALEATRAHLHDLDGLGAPLFLGGALLNARPELAAELGGLYAGPDAPHAAQAIAAHLHRTALGSGAPQGET; this is encoded by the coding sequence ATGAGCACACCGGCCGGGTGGTCACAGACCGCCATGTTCACCGCCTCGGAGGTCGAGGCGCAAACCGGCGTGCCGGCCACCACGCTGCGGCAGTGGGAACGGCGCTACGGCTTTCCCCACCCTGAACGCAACGCCAGCGGCTACCGGCTGTATTCGCCGCAAGACGTGGCGGCCATTCAGCGCATGCAGGCGCACCTGAATGCGGGTGTGCCCGCCAGCCGCGCCGCCGAGCTGACCTGCGCCGAACTGACCCCCGAGCCCGCTCCGCCCCCCGACGGGCGCCTGGGCCGCACCCCTGCAGAGTGGAGCGCGCTGCTCACCCAGGCGCTGCTGGCCTCGGACATGGACGAGGCGGCGGCCCTGCTGGGGCAGATTCACGCGCAACTGCCGGTGGAAGACGTGCTGACCGGCGTGATCTCGCCCACCCTGGTGGAAATCGGGCAGCGCTGGGAGCGCGGCGAGATCACCGTGGCCCACGAGCATCAGGCCAGCGCCTTTGTGCGCGCCCGGTTGTCGCACCTGATGGACCTTGCCGGGGTGCAGGAGGGCTTTGGGCCGCTGGCGGTGGCGGCCTGCGCGCCGGGCGAATCCCACGAACTGGGCCTGATGATGCTGACCCTGGCCCTGCGGCGCCGGGGCGTGCGCGTGGCGTACCTGGGCGCCAACGTGCCGCTGGGCGATCTGGCGGTGTTTGCCCGCCAGCGCCGGGCCAGGGCGGTGCTGCTGGCCCTGAACGGCCCCTGGGCGCTGGAGGCCACCCGCGCGCACCTGCACGACCTCGACGGCCTGGGGGCGCCGCTGTTTCTGGGCGGGGCGCTGCTCAATGCCCGCCCCGAACTGGCGGCCGAACTGGGCGGCCTGTACGCCGGCCCGGACGCCCCGCACGCCGCCCAGGCCATCGCGGCGCACCTGCACCGAACGGCGCTGGGCAGCGGCGCCCCGCAAGGAGAGACATGA
- a CDS encoding complex I NDUFA9 subunit family protein — MNILVTGASGFVGQAVVRELVARGHTVWAGSRRGEAVAGAQGLTLDVTDPGSVERAVGASDPAAVVHLVGIIAETGTQTFERVHVAGTRHVLAATPRHARYVHMSALGAREDSASGYSSSKGRAEALVRASGLRWTIFQPSLIFGPGDDFFGRVLRELVSTAPVVPQIGDGSFPFRPVGVADVARAFATAAESEVGLGDTFALTGPEEFTFRQLLELELQALGKRKPLVPVPLPLMNLAVPLMQVLPRPPITRDQYAMLKEGNTAPNEPAKSVFGLSMQRLQDVLPQIVAPEASRRPAASAR; from the coding sequence ATGAACATACTCGTCACAGGGGCCAGCGGCTTTGTGGGTCAGGCGGTGGTGCGCGAACTCGTCGCGCGTGGGCATACGGTCTGGGCGGGTTCACGCCGGGGCGAAGCGGTGGCCGGCGCCCAGGGCCTGACGCTGGACGTGACCGACCCGGGCAGTGTGGAGCGGGCGGTGGGCGCCAGCGACCCGGCGGCGGTGGTGCATCTGGTGGGCATCATTGCCGAAACGGGCACGCAGACCTTTGAGCGGGTGCATGTGGCGGGCACGCGGCATGTGCTGGCGGCCACGCCACGCCACGCGCGCTACGTGCACATGAGCGCCCTGGGCGCCCGCGAAGACAGCGCCAGCGGCTATTCCAGTTCCAAGGGCCGCGCCGAGGCCCTGGTGCGCGCCAGCGGCCTGCGCTGGACCATCTTTCAGCCCAGCCTGATCTTTGGGCCGGGCGACGACTTTTTTGGGCGGGTGCTGCGCGAACTGGTGAGCACGGCGCCCGTGGTGCCGCAGATTGGCGACGGCTCGTTTCCTTTCCGGCCCGTGGGCGTGGCCGATGTGGCGCGCGCCTTTGCCACCGCCGCCGAGAGCGAGGTGGGCCTGGGCGACACCTTTGCGCTCACCGGCCCCGAGGAATTCACCTTCCGGCAACTGCTGGAACTGGAACTGCAGGCGCTGGGCAAGCGCAAGCCCCTCGTGCCGGTGCCGCTGCCCCTGATGAATCTGGCTGTGCCGCTGATGCAGGTGCTGCCCAGGCCCCCCATCACCCGCGACCAGTACGCGATGCTGAAAGAAGGCAACACGGCGCCCAACGAGCCGGCGAAAAGCGTGTTTGGTCTGTCCATGCAGCGGCTGCAGGACGTGCTGCCGCAGATCGTGGCGCCGGAGGCCAGTCGCCGTCCGGCGGCCAGCGCGC
- a CDS encoding GntR family transcriptional regulator: MTSFERPTLVRDGVYDHLRRAVLDGDIAPGERLGEVELGQQLGVSRTPIREALMRLTQDGLLVAEANKGVRVRLLSAAEARDTYVVREELDGLAAALAAGHHTPADAVALRAALAELHAAPADDYRAQTRLDLAFHRAITHAAHNAALTPLARDLEQRVALIKHQTRTYNAHPQTDAQHAALLDAILARDGHAARAAARLHVRTFAALVLSDLGENP; this comes from the coding sequence ATGACCTCGTTTGAACGACCCACCCTGGTGCGCGACGGTGTGTATGACCACCTGCGCCGCGCCGTGCTGGACGGCGATATCGCCCCCGGCGAGCGGCTGGGCGAGGTGGAACTGGGCCAGCAACTGGGCGTGTCCCGCACCCCCATCCGCGAGGCCCTGATGCGGCTGACCCAGGACGGCCTGCTGGTGGCCGAGGCCAACAAGGGCGTGCGGGTGCGCCTGCTCAGCGCCGCCGAGGCCCGCGATACCTATGTGGTGCGCGAGGAACTCGACGGCCTTGCGGCGGCCCTGGCGGCCGGGCACCATACCCCCGCCGACGCCGTGGCCCTGCGCGCCGCCCTGGCCGAACTGCACGCCGCCCCCGCCGACGACTACCGCGCCCAGACCCGGCTGGACCTCGCCTTTCACCGGGCCATCACGCACGCCGCGCACAACGCGGCCCTGACCCCTCTGGCCCGCGATCTGGAACAGCGCGTGGCCCTGATCAAGCACCAGACCCGCACCTACAACGCCCACCCGCAGACCGATGCCCAGCACGCCGCGCTGCTGGACGCCATTCTGGCGCGCGACGGCCACGCGGCGCGGGCAGCGGCCCGGCTGCATGTGCGCACCTTCGCCGCCCTCGTCCTGAGTGACCTAGGAGAGAACCCATGA
- a CDS encoding S8 family serine peptidase, whose amino-acid sequence MTHARFLLAATLALTLAACGQQTTPVAAAPGAGAPAAEAIAGAYLVGFKQEAVSAQGLSAQALEAQAALQAQAIAAAGGTLTSQWAEISAAAVKLDSAALARLKANPLVEYVEPDLVRRAMGFKSGVTDSKVSAGLSAQAVTGQALNAQALYSASGEYTWGDNALRVQNLRASNYTGAGVAVCVGDTGIDGNHPEFARKLKGFKNFVTTETGRNDPYQLNDVSHHGTHVSGTVFAQLGAGTGAAGLQSGMDSNGVVGVATGVNLYMARVLGNDGSGSSSGIINGVNWCAGLLKSQGGTENKVVISLSLGGGRASQTEQRAYTSVYNKGALTIAATGNDGAAVSYPAAYTNVVGVGAVDSNLLKADFSNFGTQVDLVGPGVDVISSVPLGQGTRASASGGGVTFSDVKSADLSAKATFSGNVVAAGGTNNEFCGVGVRNAALSGNIALISRGTCSFEEKVANAAGSGAKAVMIYNNAAGALGLSLTNSYTIPVVGILQADGQALLGKLPTTGTVAVTGADYESYNGTSMATPHVSAAAAVVWAAKPTLTNAGLLNLLTSTARDLGTAGKDNNFGFGLVDPLKAITGQ is encoded by the coding sequence ATGACCCACGCACGTTTCCTGCTGGCCGCCACCCTCGCCCTGACCCTCGCCGCCTGCGGGCAGCAGACCACGCCTGTGGCCGCCGCCCCGGGGGCAGGCGCACCCGCCGCCGAGGCGATTGCCGGGGCCTACCTCGTGGGGTTCAAGCAGGAGGCCGTGAGCGCCCAGGGTCTGAGTGCCCAGGCCCTGGAAGCCCAGGCGGCGCTGCAGGCGCAGGCCATTGCGGCGGCGGGCGGCACCCTGACCAGCCAGTGGGCCGAAATCAGCGCGGCGGCCGTGAAGCTGGACAGCGCCGCCCTGGCCCGCCTGAAGGCCAACCCCCTGGTGGAGTACGTGGAGCCCGATCTGGTGCGCCGCGCCATGGGCTTTAAAAGCGGCGTGACGGACAGCAAGGTCTCGGCGGGCCTGAGCGCCCAGGCCGTGACCGGGCAGGCCCTGAACGCCCAGGCCCTGTACAGCGCCAGCGGCGAGTACACCTGGGGCGACAACGCCCTGCGCGTGCAGAACCTGCGCGCCAGCAACTACACCGGGGCCGGCGTGGCGGTGTGCGTGGGCGACACCGGCATTGACGGCAACCACCCCGAGTTTGCCCGCAAGCTCAAGGGCTTCAAGAACTTCGTGACCACCGAAACGGGCCGCAACGACCCCTACCAGCTGAACGACGTGTCGCACCACGGCACCCACGTCTCTGGCACGGTCTTTGCGCAGCTGGGCGCGGGCACCGGCGCTGCTGGCCTGCAGAGCGGCATGGACAGCAACGGCGTGGTGGGCGTGGCGACGGGCGTGAACCTGTACATGGCCCGCGTGCTGGGCAACGACGGCTCGGGGTCGTCAAGCGGCATCATCAACGGCGTGAACTGGTGCGCGGGCCTGCTGAAAAGCCAGGGCGGCACCGAGAACAAGGTGGTCATCAGCCTGTCGCTGGGCGGTGGCCGCGCCAGCCAGACCGAGCAGCGCGCCTACACCAGCGTGTACAACAAGGGCGCCCTGACCATCGCCGCCACCGGCAACGACGGCGCGGCCGTGTCCTACCCCGCTGCCTACACCAACGTGGTGGGCGTGGGCGCCGTGGACAGCAACCTGCTCAAGGCCGACTTCAGCAACTTCGGCACCCAGGTGGATCTGGTGGGCCCCGGCGTGGACGTGATCAGCTCGGTGCCGCTGGGCCAGGGCACTCGCGCCAGCGCCTCGGGCGGCGGCGTGACCTTTAGCGACGTGAAGTCGGCGGACCTGAGCGCCAAGGCCACCTTCAGCGGCAACGTGGTGGCGGCGGGCGGCACCAACAACGAATTCTGCGGCGTGGGCGTGCGCAACGCGGCCCTGAGCGGCAACATCGCCCTGATTTCGCGCGGCACCTGCTCCTTTGAAGAGAAGGTCGCCAACGCGGCGGGCAGCGGCGCCAAGGCCGTCATGATCTACAACAACGCGGCGGGCGCGCTGGGCCTGAGCCTGACCAACAGCTACACCATTCCGGTCGTGGGCATCCTGCAGGCCGACGGACAGGCGCTGCTGGGTAAGCTGCCCACCACGGGCACGGTCGCCGTGACGGGCGCCGATTACGAGTCGTACAACGGCACCAGCATGGCCACGCCCCATGTGTCGGCCGCCGCCGCCGTGGTCTGGGCCGCCAAGCCCACGCTGACCAACGCGGGCCTGCTGAACCTGCTGACCAGCACCGCCAGGGACCTGGGCACCGCTGGCAAGGACAACAACTTCGGCTTCGGTCTGGTGGACCCCCTGAAGGCCATAACCGGCCAGTAA
- a CDS encoding SDR family oxidoreductase encodes MTDPRPTPHPPPDLIGVTGAPGNVGTPLVRELLRRGARVRVLARRPEVARQALADVAAQVEFAPLTFGERPTYARALQGLDRLFVLRPPQLSRVTRDLVPALDVALGAGVRHFALLSLQGADRLTVTPHAQLEAYLRGTGADWTFLRPGFFLQNLSTTHLPELRRGELAVPAGQGRTSFVDVRDVAEAAAVVLTEAGHAGRAYELTGPQALTYGELAEVFSGALGRPVRYTNPSPLAFFRLLRARGVPPAQILVMEAIYATARFGLAAHVSQDLPQLLGRPARTAQDFAHDLPALLQGDTP; translated from the coding sequence ATGACGGACCCCCGACCCACCCCCCATCCCCCACCGGACCTGATCGGCGTGACCGGCGCGCCCGGCAACGTGGGCACGCCGCTGGTGCGGGAACTCTTGCGCCGGGGCGCGCGGGTGCGGGTGCTGGCCCGCCGCCCGGAGGTGGCGCGGCAGGCCCTGGCCGATGTGGCGGCCCAGGTGGAGTTTGCCCCGCTGACCTTCGGGGAGCGCCCCACCTATGCCCGCGCCCTGCAGGGCCTGGACCGGCTGTTTGTGCTGCGCCCGCCGCAGCTGAGCCGCGTGACGCGCGATCTGGTGCCCGCGCTGGACGTGGCCCTGGGAGCCGGGGTGAGGCACTTTGCCCTGCTGTCGCTGCAGGGCGCCGACCGCCTGACCGTCACGCCACACGCGCAGCTCGAAGCGTACCTGCGCGGCACCGGCGCCGACTGGACCTTTCTGCGGCCCGGCTTCTTTCTGCAGAACCTGAGCACCACCCACCTGCCCGAACTGCGCCGGGGCGAGCTGGCCGTGCCCGCCGGCCAGGGCCGCACCTCGTTTGTGGACGTGCGCGATGTGGCGGAAGCGGCGGCCGTGGTCCTCACCGAGGCCGGGCATGCGGGCCGGGCCTATGAACTGACGGGCCCCCAGGCGCTGACCTACGGCGAATTAGCTGAGGTCTTCTCGGGGGCGCTGGGCCGCCCTGTGCGCTACACCAACCCCTCGCCCCTGGCCTTTTTCCGGCTGCTGCGGGCGCGCGGCGTGCCGCCTGCACAGATTCTGGTGATGGAAGCCATCTACGCCACCGCCCGCTTTGGCCTCGCTGCCCACGTCTCGCAGGACCTGCCCCAGCTGCTGGGCCGCCCGGCACGCACGGCGCAGGACTTCGCCCACGACCTTCCCGCCCTGCTTCAAGGAGACACCCCATGA
- a CDS encoding UbiA family prenyltransferase: protein MPARPAQPPTLPLRRVLVVSRPALWVNTVGTLITGTWLSGHLYSLHPGLLALLAYLTLPFNLLIYGLNDLSDREEDARSSRKGGWQGARLAPHEAAPLLRVTAWLNLPALAALALLLPPAATGVLLLSAALFVAYSLPPLRLKARPFLDGLSNVAYALPLALPALVLGEAVPTLPLLALMAYSVGKHAFDAAQDIPADQQAGTHTVATRLGAGGTARYALAWFVLAAALLWPVSRLTAGALLLTCGGMSLALALRPGPAQAARLYPLSIVTPWIVGAVAGVQLVYLLARGLWP from the coding sequence GTGCCTGCCCGGCCTGCCCAACCCCCCACGCTGCCCCTGCGGCGGGTGCTGGTCGTGTCGCGCCCGGCGCTGTGGGTGAACACCGTGGGCACCCTGATTACTGGCACATGGCTCAGCGGGCACCTGTACAGCCTGCACCCGGGGCTGCTGGCGCTGCTGGCGTACCTCACGCTGCCCTTTAACCTGCTGATCTACGGCCTGAACGACCTTTCTGACCGCGAGGAAGACGCCCGCAGCAGCCGCAAGGGAGGCTGGCAGGGCGCCCGGCTGGCCCCGCACGAGGCCGCGCCCCTGCTGCGCGTAACCGCGTGGCTCAATCTGCCGGCCCTGGCGGCGCTGGCGCTGCTGCTGCCCCCGGCCGCCACAGGGGTGCTGCTGCTGTCGGCGGCGCTGTTCGTGGCCTACAGCCTGCCGCCCCTGCGCCTGAAGGCCCGCCCCTTTCTGGACGGCCTGAGCAACGTGGCCTACGCCCTGCCGCTGGCGCTGCCCGCGCTGGTGCTGGGCGAGGCGGTGCCCACGCTGCCCCTGCTGGCCCTGATGGCGTATTCGGTGGGCAAGCACGCCTTTGACGCCGCCCAGGACATTCCTGCCGACCAGCAGGCGGGCACCCACACTGTGGCCACCCGGCTGGGCGCGGGCGGCACCGCGCGCTACGCCCTGGCGTGGTTTGTGCTGGCCGCCGCGCTGCTGTGGCCGGTGTCCCGGCTGACGGCCGGGGCGCTGCTGCTCACCTGCGGCGGGATGAGCCTGGCGCTGGCCCTACGGCCTGGCCCGGCGCAGGCGGCGCGGCTGTATCCCCTGAGCATCGTGACCCCCTGGATCGTGGGCGCGGTGGCGGGGGTGCAACTGGTGTATCTGCTGGCGCGGGGGCTGTGGCCATGA
- a CDS encoding cold-shock protein has translation MAVGKVKWFNAEKGYGFIQTEGSPDVFAHFSAIQASGFKKLNEGDEVEFEIEEGQRGKGPQAKNIVVTKAAPVSEYGGAGGGNRRNDRW, from the coding sequence ATGGCAGTAGGCAAAGTAAAGTGGTTCAACGCGGAAAAGGGTTACGGCTTCATTCAGACTGAAGGCAGCCCCGACGTCTTCGCGCACTTCAGCGCCATCCAGGCCAGCGGCTTCAAGAAGCTGAACGAAGGCGACGAAGTCGAGTTTGAAATCGAAGAAGGTCAGCGCGGCAAGGGCCCCCAGGCCAAGAACATTGTCGTGACCAAGGCTGCCCCCGTGAGCGAGTACGGTGGCGCCGGCGGCGGCAACCGCCGCAACGACCGCTGGTAA
- a CDS encoding MgtC/SapB family protein — translation MDALWRESLEQLGLLTGLLVAAVLSGLIGWEREAHRAGAGLRTHMLVGVSAALFVVLAEALIRQFGNDNTAVRFDLVGVLAAVVSGVSFLGAGTIFSSGKGERTRGLTTAASLLATAGVGVACGLHLYVFALGATLLFLFILRPLHRLAEGANR, via the coding sequence ATGGACGCCCTCTGGCGCGAGAGTCTGGAACAACTCGGATTACTGACCGGGTTGCTGGTGGCGGCGGTGCTGAGCGGCCTGATCGGCTGGGAACGGGAGGCCCACCGCGCAGGGGCGGGGCTGCGCACCCACATGCTGGTAGGCGTCAGCGCGGCGCTGTTCGTGGTGCTGGCCGAGGCCCTGATCCGGCAGTTCGGCAACGACAATACGGCGGTGCGCTTTGACCTGGTGGGCGTGCTGGCCGCCGTGGTCAGCGGCGTGAGCTTTCTGGGCGCGGGCACCATTTTTTCATCCGGCAAGGGCGAGCGCACCCGGGGCCTGACCACCGCCGCCAGCCTACTGGCGACCGCCGGGGTGGGTGTGGCCTGCGGCCTGCATCTGTACGTGTTTGCCCTGGGCGCCACGCTGCTGTTCCTGTTCATCCTGCGCCCACTGCATCGCCTGGCCGAAGGAGCGAACCGCTGA